A window from uncultured Desulfobacter sp. encodes these proteins:
- a CDS encoding IS66 family transposase — MSKTMDIKQDELDALLERVRSNELQDGDYELIKALVETVAYLNTLSNEKAASIKRLLKMVFGDKTEKKKKSNPQNRSKRKKKKKGHGKNGANAYKGAKKIKICHQSLKSGNDCPACEKGKLYGEKPPAKIVRITGGAPFQATVYELQRLRCNLCGQIFTAQAPDNVGKEKYDAKSGAMLALLKYGSGVPLYRLGKLQASLGMPLPPSTQWEIIKSVADKIHPVYTEIVRQAAQGKVLYNDDTTMKILSLMKETDKAAKRKGIFTSGILSECDVGKIALFFTGHNHAGENLSRVLQERESRKNRPIQMCDALSRNLPKGFESILCNCLVHGRRNFVDVMDDFPEECDHVINTVAKIYEHDHKVKEQGLDDAQRLQYHQTHSGPLMRTLKVWLDDKFENKEVEPNSSLGKAISYMLNHWPELTRFLEVPGAPLDNNLCEQLLKKSILHRKNSLFYKTGHRAYIGDLFMSLIHTCNLQNINPFEYLTALQKHSSGIFQNPADWLPWSFENTIAKKSEETADNL, encoded by the coding sequence ATGTCAAAAACGATGGACATAAAGCAGGACGAGCTTGACGCGCTCCTTGAACGGGTAAGATCAAATGAACTGCAGGACGGCGACTATGAGCTGATCAAAGCATTGGTTGAAACCGTTGCCTATTTGAATACGTTGTCCAATGAAAAAGCAGCATCCATTAAACGGTTATTAAAAATGGTATTCGGCGATAAGACCGAAAAGAAGAAAAAGTCGAATCCGCAGAACCGGTCAAAACGAAAAAAGAAGAAAAAAGGTCACGGCAAAAATGGTGCAAACGCCTATAAAGGTGCCAAGAAGATCAAGATCTGTCATCAAAGCCTTAAGTCCGGTAATGATTGCCCTGCCTGTGAAAAAGGCAAATTGTATGGTGAAAAACCACCTGCCAAGATCGTCCGGATAACCGGAGGTGCTCCCTTCCAGGCGACAGTATATGAACTGCAGAGGTTGCGTTGCAACCTTTGTGGGCAGATTTTTACTGCCCAGGCGCCCGACAATGTGGGTAAAGAAAAATATGATGCCAAATCCGGTGCCATGCTGGCCCTTCTAAAATATGGCAGCGGAGTCCCTTTGTACCGCTTGGGCAAACTTCAGGCCAGCTTGGGTATGCCGCTGCCCCCATCGACCCAATGGGAAATCATCAAAAGCGTAGCAGACAAGATTCATCCGGTATATACAGAGATAGTCCGTCAGGCTGCACAAGGCAAGGTGTTGTATAATGACGACACGACAATGAAAATTTTGTCCTTGATGAAAGAAACCGACAAGGCAGCCAAACGAAAAGGGATATTCACTTCCGGAATCCTGTCAGAATGTGACGTAGGAAAGATTGCCCTGTTTTTTACCGGCCATAATCATGCTGGAGAAAATTTATCCAGGGTTCTGCAAGAACGAGAATCCAGAAAAAATCGGCCAATACAGATGTGTGACGCTCTGTCCAGGAATCTGCCAAAAGGTTTTGAATCGATATTATGCAATTGTCTCGTGCATGGACGCCGTAACTTTGTCGACGTCATGGACGATTTCCCTGAGGAGTGTGACCATGTAATTAATACAGTGGCTAAAATTTATGAGCACGATCATAAGGTGAAGGAACAAGGCCTGGACGATGCTCAACGCCTTCAATATCATCAAACCCACAGCGGTCCACTGATGCGGACGCTTAAAGTATGGCTGGACGACAAGTTTGAAAACAAAGAAGTAGAACCCAACTCCAGTCTGGGCAAGGCCATATCATATATGTTGAATCACTGGCCGGAATTGACCCGTTTCTTGGAGGTCCCTGGAGCACCGCTGGATAATAATCTTTGCGAACAATTGCTGAAAAAATCGATTCTGCACCGGAAAAATTCATTATTTTATAAAACCGGACACAGGGCATATATTGGCGACCTGTTCATGAGCCTGATACATACGTGCAACCTGCAAAATATAAATCCCTTTGAATACCTGACCGCTCTGCAGAAGCACTCTTCTGGGATTTTCCAAAACCCTGCTGACTGGTTGCCGTGGTCATTCGAAAACACAATCGCTAAAAAATCAGAGGAAACAGCTGATAATCTCTAA
- a CDS encoding TMEM165/GDT1 family protein has translation MDLKLIISTFVLIFLAELGDKTQLTALAASAGCNKPLSVLLGASLALMFSSVLAVAIGSLIGGHFPIKYVKLTAGILFIVFGMLYIKEAFVPKKTDAKQPAASVSFLGESVIRAAKAFEQQELKMLQSARRLIREPGCLSVIDDIILEDKAHLKCLSRINDTHEILTEEEKTHFAPMVEAYVCRDEDSLLFQDLYDRQLIMADFYRLMSGKSKLAPVKQAFNVLHQEERSHSIKIRSLFAEKTEKSGDAHFPSV, from the coding sequence GTGGATTTAAAGCTTATTATTTCAACCTTTGTTTTAATTTTTCTGGCAGAACTTGGTGATAAGACACAGCTTACTGCGCTGGCAGCATCGGCAGGATGCAATAAACCGCTGTCCGTGCTTTTGGGTGCCTCACTGGCCCTGATGTTTTCTTCTGTACTGGCAGTTGCCATCGGCTCCTTAATAGGGGGACACTTCCCTATCAAATATGTAAAATTAACCGCCGGGATATTATTTATTGTATTCGGTATGCTGTACATTAAAGAAGCCTTTGTTCCGAAAAAGACTGATGCAAAACAACCTGCTGCATCTGTCAGTTTTCTGGGAGAATCCGTAATAAGAGCCGCCAAAGCATTTGAACAGCAGGAACTTAAGATGCTTCAGTCGGCACGCCGCTTAATCAGGGAACCGGGATGCCTGTCGGTTATCGACGATATAATCCTTGAAGATAAAGCCCACTTGAAATGCCTTTCCCGAATAAATGATACACACGAGATTCTGACAGAGGAGGAAAAAACACATTTTGCTCCTATGGTTGAAGCGTATGTCTGTCGTGACGAAGATTCCCTTCTTTTTCAAGATCTTTACGATCGCCAGTTGATAATGGCTGATTTCTACCGGCTGATGTCGGGGAAAAGCAAGTTGGCGCCAGTGAAACAGGCTTTTAATGTTTTACATCAGGAAGAGCGGTCTCATAGCATCAAAATCCGTTCCCTTTTTGCAGAAAAGACAGAAAAGAGTGGTGACGCACATTTTCCGTCGGTATGA
- a CDS encoding thioesterase domain-containing protein, producing the protein MYISKFGGDVQETPALVVHKNNRVILRMFCFPYAGGGAAAFRMWPEFLPDSVEVCGVQPPGRENRIGEEPIADVHELVTRLLPSLSPWFDKPFIFYGHSTGGLVAFEMIRELRRQQMPLPLHLVVSAARAPHIPEPSPLHHLPKEAFLQELRRFSGTPEAVLENSDLMEIYIPILRADLAIEEKYTPKEEAPINIPITAIYGSEDDEAPKSVMAPWERYTTDTFELIGLQGGHFFINTDREAFLSCLSNITTFFK; encoded by the coding sequence ATGTATATATCTAAGTTTGGCGGAGATGTTCAGGAAACTCCCGCTTTGGTGGTGCATAAAAATAATAGGGTGATTCTTCGGATGTTTTGTTTTCCCTATGCCGGAGGAGGTGCCGCAGCTTTTCGAATGTGGCCGGAGTTTTTACCGGATTCCGTGGAAGTGTGTGGGGTCCAGCCGCCGGGCAGGGAAAATCGCATCGGCGAAGAACCTATTGCCGATGTTCATGAACTGGTGACCCGGCTGTTACCATCGTTAAGTCCCTGGTTTGACAAGCCCTTTATTTTTTATGGGCACAGCACCGGAGGGCTGGTTGCTTTTGAGATGATCCGGGAGCTGCGTCGACAGCAAATGCCTCTTCCTCTGCATCTGGTTGTCTCAGCGGCAAGGGCACCTCATATTCCAGAACCTTCTCCTTTGCACCATCTGCCAAAAGAAGCTTTTTTACAGGAGTTGCGGCGCTTTTCCGGTACGCCTGAGGCTGTGCTGGAAAACAGTGATCTCATGGAAATATATATACCCATTCTTAGAGCCGACCTTGCCATTGAGGAGAAGTACACCCCGAAAGAGGAAGCGCCTATTAACATACCGATAACGGCCATTTACGGTAGTGAGGATGATGAAGCCCCAAAATCAGTGATGGCACCATGGGAACGATATACCACGGATACCTTTGAACTGATTGGCCTGCAAGGGGGGCATTTTTTCATCAATACCGATAGGGAGGCTTTTTTATCCTGCCTTTCCAATATAACAACTTTTTTTAAGTAA
- the cysK gene encoding cysteine synthase A, producing the protein MSSNKVLDQIGATPMFRIGLGDNDNTNIYAKAEYLNPGGSIKDRVALFIIEEAEKKGKLKKGMSIVEATSGNTGIAVAMVGLIKGYDVRIIMPENMSDERKKMIRALNAELILTPPEKNVAGAVEKLKEIMTKEDNIFVPDQFENHDNSMSHYLSTGPEIWKNMNGYVDIFVSGLGSGGTLMGTGKYLKEKNPDIMIVAVEPKNVSALLGHEPGLHKIEGIGDGFVPSIVDTSLIDKVVEVDDDSAVKMTRRLASEQGFLVGISSGANVCAALEMQNLFGKNKKIATIFPDGAERYFSTALFTDRHREFAVAI; encoded by the coding sequence ATGAGTTCAAATAAAGTTTTGGATCAGATAGGTGCTACCCCCATGTTTCGGATTGGGCTTGGGGATAATGACAATACGAACATCTACGCAAAAGCAGAATACCTGAATCCTGGGGGGTCAATCAAAGATAGGGTTGCTCTTTTTATTATCGAAGAAGCCGAAAAAAAAGGTAAATTAAAAAAAGGTATGTCCATTGTAGAAGCAACCAGCGGAAATACAGGAATTGCCGTTGCCATGGTTGGTTTGATTAAAGGATACGATGTCAGGATCATCATGCCGGAAAATATGAGTGATGAGAGAAAAAAGATGATCCGAGCTTTGAATGCTGAATTAATTTTAACGCCTCCTGAAAAAAATGTGGCAGGCGCTGTTGAGAAGCTTAAAGAGATTATGACTAAAGAAGACAACATCTTTGTACCTGACCAGTTTGAAAATCATGATAACAGTATGTCCCATTATCTCTCTACAGGACCGGAAATATGGAAAAATATGAATGGCTATGTGGATATTTTTGTGTCAGGACTTGGAAGCGGCGGCACACTCATGGGAACAGGGAAATACCTGAAGGAAAAGAATCCGGATATCATGATCGTTGCGGTTGAGCCGAAGAATGTCTCTGCGCTTTTGGGCCATGAACCAGGGCTTCATAAAATTGAAGGGATAGGCGATGGATTTGTCCCCTCCATTGTGGATACCAGTCTGATTGACAAGGTTGTTGAGGTTGACGACGACAGCGCAGTTAAAATGACCCGCAGGCTTGCAAGTGAGCAAGGCTTTCTTGTGGGAATTTCTTCGGGTGCCAACGTATGTGCGGCTCTTGAAATGCAGAATCTGTTTGGAAAAAATAAAAAAATCGCCACCATTTTCCCGGATGGCGCGGAAAGGTATTTCAGCACAGCACTTTTTACCGACCGTCACCGGGAATTTGCAGTTGCTATATAG
- a CDS encoding IS91 family transposase gives MADIFRIYGKAYREQNILPYKKLKVMHKIEVCRTARLGGHVEQCDTCGFERIAYNSCRDRHCPKCQTMVKEKWLNDRKADLLPCNYFHMVFTIPHDLNPFILSNPKVMLNNLFAAVSQTLQVFGRDPRWKIQGQLGFISVLHTWSQKLTDHFHIHCLIAGGALSFDKNRWISSNKTYLFRVQSLSKEFKKRYLGLFEKAYLNKELSLPGKLANYKNKPAFSSFVRFLFGVKWLIYAKRPFAGPEQVLEYLGRYTHRVAISNNRIKSIDNNQVCFEYRDRANNNATKEMTVSAPEFIRRFLLHVLPENFMKIRYFGFLSHRNKKQAVKTIRQLIDPDAGMPQKVEETYLEMMKRLTGQDLLCCPNCKKGRMTIIKKLSNQHLDSS, from the coding sequence GTGGCGGATATTTTTCGCATCTACGGCAAAGCATACCGGGAGCAAAATATTCTGCCATATAAAAAGCTTAAAGTGATGCACAAAATAGAGGTTTGCCGAACCGCCCGGCTTGGTGGCCATGTCGAACAATGTGATACGTGCGGTTTTGAACGGATTGCTTATAACTCTTGCAGAGACAGGCACTGTCCAAAATGCCAAACTATGGTTAAGGAAAAGTGGCTTAACGACCGGAAGGCCGATTTATTGCCCTGCAATTATTTTCATATGGTCTTTACTATACCACATGATCTGAATCCATTTATATTAAGCAATCCCAAGGTTATGCTTAACAATCTTTTTGCCGCGGTGAGCCAGACACTTCAGGTTTTTGGCAGAGATCCTCGATGGAAAATTCAGGGACAGCTTGGTTTTATAAGTGTTCTGCATACCTGGTCACAAAAACTTACCGATCACTTCCATATTCACTGTCTTATTGCTGGTGGCGCCCTTTCATTTGATAAAAATCGCTGGATATCCTCCAACAAGACTTATCTATTCAGGGTTCAATCCTTATCAAAAGAGTTCAAGAAACGTTATCTTGGGTTGTTTGAAAAAGCATATTTGAATAAGGAACTATCACTGCCGGGCAAACTTGCGAATTACAAAAACAAGCCGGCATTCAGTAGTTTTGTCCGATTTCTTTTTGGTGTCAAATGGCTCATCTACGCTAAGCGACCCTTTGCCGGCCCTGAACAGGTCCTTGAATATCTTGGCCGATATACGCATCGTGTTGCCATATCTAATAATCGGATAAAATCAATAGATAACAATCAAGTCTGTTTTGAATACAGAGACAGAGCCAATAACAACGCAACCAAAGAAATGACCGTATCTGCCCCTGAATTTATCCGGAGATTTTTGCTTCATGTGCTTCCGGAAAATTTTATGAAGATAAGATATTTTGGTTTTTTATCACATCGAAATAAAAAGCAGGCCGTTAAAACAATACGGCAATTGATTGATCCTGATGCCGGTATGCCGCAAAAAGTAGAAGAGACTTATCTTGAAATGATGAAAAGACTTACTGGGCAGGATCTTCTATGCTGCCCTAATTGCAAAAAAGGGAGGATGACGATCATTAAAAAATTATCAAATCAGCACCTTGATTCTTCATAA
- a CDS encoding tyrosine-type recombinase/integrase: MERGRGLHSLRHSFATHLLTQGVDLYTIKEQLGHSSLKTTMVYLHLIHQEPVKFKSPLDVMYEEQEGE, translated from the coding sequence ATAGAAAGAGGCCGTGGACTTCATAGCCTCAGACACAGTTTTGCCACTCATCTGCTCACCCAAGGCGTCGATCTTTATACAATCAAAGAACAGCTCGGCCATTCTTCATTAAAAACAACAATGGTCTACCTTCACCTGATTCATCAGGAGCCGGTTAAATTTAAAAGCCCTCTGGATGTCATGTATGAAGAACAGGAGGGTGAATGA
- a CDS encoding site-specific integrase, translating into MAKSLRTQFMDYMTLNRYSPWTIQHYMDIVRRLAEYFNKSPALITQEEIQEYLLYLYRERKLEWGTCNNHLSGLSCFYKNVLKWEERKFELPPRPRTRKLPNVMSVEEVKRLFDAAANLKHRVFLKTVYSAGLRVGEVIKLQPKHIESDPSRMMIRIERGKGGKDRYAVLSKHLLDELRIYWQEYKPLEWLFPGVNEQKHLGYTAARSYFVKAKKKPV; encoded by the coding sequence ATGGCTAAAAGTCTTAGAACTCAATTTATGGATTACATGACGTTAAATCGTTATTCACCGTGGACCATCCAGCACTATATGGACATTGTGCGGAGGCTTGCAGAATATTTTAACAAATCGCCTGCCCTGATCACCCAGGAAGAAATTCAAGAGTACCTGCTTTATCTTTATCGGGAACGTAAGCTCGAATGGGGAACTTGTAATAATCATTTATCCGGTTTGTCGTGTTTTTACAAAAATGTTCTCAAATGGGAAGAGAGAAAATTTGAACTGCCGCCACGGCCCAGAACTCGAAAACTCCCTAATGTGATGAGCGTAGAAGAGGTCAAAAGACTGTTTGACGCAGCAGCCAATCTCAAACACCGAGTTTTTTTAAAAACGGTTTACAGTGCGGGACTCAGGGTCGGGGAAGTCATAAAACTCCAACCCAAGCATATTGAAAGCGATCCTTCCAGAATGATGATCAGAATAGAAAGGGGCAAAGGCGGCAAGGATCGCTATGCTGTATTGTCTAAGCACCTACTGGACGAACTCAGAATTTACTGGCAGGAGTACAAACCCTTGGAATGGCTTTTCCCTGGTGTCAATGAACAAAAACATCTGGGGTATACTGCTGCCAGGAGCTATTTTGTCAAAGCAAAAAAAAAGCCGGTATAG
- a CDS encoding type II toxin-antitoxin system RelE/ParE family toxin: MKKLCTKWFKKWAKKMGLENHQLIEVVENLERGLSAANLGGSLFKVRVNREGQGKSSGFRTIIAYKAKDKTIFLYGFAKNERANIDKAELHYFKILGSDLIAMDACQIEKLIAENVLFDLEE, encoded by the coding sequence ATGAAAAAATTATGCACCAAATGGTTTAAGAAATGGGCAAAAAAGATGGGTTTGGAGAATCATCAGCTCATTGAAGTTGTTGAAAATTTAGAAAGAGGTCTCTCTGCCGCAAATTTAGGCGGTTCTCTGTTCAAAGTGCGTGTGAACAGGGAAGGGCAGGGGAAAAGTTCCGGATTCAGGACAATAATAGCATATAAGGCAAAGGACAAAACTATATTTCTGTATGGATTTGCCAAAAACGAAAGAGCCAATATAGACAAGGCAGAATTACACTATTTCAAAATACTGGGCTCAGATTTGATCGCCATGGATGCCTGTCAAATTGAAAAATTAATTGCAGAAAACGTTTTGTTTGACTTGGAGGAATGA
- a CDS encoding helix-turn-helix domain-containing protein, whose amino-acid sequence MRDSIKKAIGETVQDMVNSGFKTSFTEKELNSLGVTIPEVQLSIDQIKEIRETLNLSQAVFAKLLNVSPSSIRQWEQGKRKPTGSTMVLLELLKRSPNILDYRLNA is encoded by the coding sequence ATGAGAGATTCAATAAAAAAAGCAATCGGTGAAACTGTCCAGGATATGGTGAATTCCGGATTTAAAACCTCTTTTACTGAAAAAGAGTTAAATTCATTGGGGGTCACGATCCCCGAAGTACAGCTATCAATTGACCAGATAAAAGAAATCAGAGAAACCTTGAATTTAAGTCAGGCTGTTTTCGCCAAACTGTTAAATGTAAGTCCGTCTTCAATACGGCAGTGGGAGCAAGGAAAGAGAAAACCAACCGGCTCCACAATGGTCCTTCTTGAGCTGCTTAAAAGGTCTCCCAATATCCTTGATTACAGACTTAACGCATAA
- a CDS encoding IS1380 family transposase has product MKSSKAQIYTKFHKIPEINFEERQLTSFAGALIFQMLFKRLELKRKLRSCFSHLKLSPIFGHHIMVLLLTVHLILGFRRIREIDYYREDPMILRLMGLKKLPDASTISRSLALLDDRSVENVRGLSRSFVISGLQREQFSRLTMDFDGSVLSTKGHAEGSAIGFNKVKKGARSYYPLFCTIAQTGQFFDMHHRPGNVHDSNGAAEFMKNCFYHMHSQIPGSILEARMDGAFFNQDIISLMATQKVKFTASVPFARFTELKKLIENCDSWTDIDDEWSFFETQWKPKSWDTEFRFVFTRKKYKKAIKGPLQLDLFEPVDREYQYKVVVTNKTGSAKTVVLFHNGRGSQEAIFGNAKNDTALSVIPCKRLVANQVFTLSSMMAHNFSQEMQMIAHPASGRTKPKRSSAWRFQKLDTIRHRIIQRAGRFTRPGGKLTLTMNSNQAVKKDLLHFLEAMQKAV; this is encoded by the coding sequence GTGAAGTCCAGTAAAGCACAGATTTATACTAAATTCCATAAAATACCCGAGATCAATTTTGAGGAAAGACAGCTGACATCATTCGCCGGTGCTCTGATTTTCCAGATGCTGTTCAAGCGGCTGGAACTGAAACGCAAACTGAGAAGTTGTTTCTCCCACCTGAAACTGTCACCGATTTTTGGACATCACATCATGGTACTACTGCTGACCGTCCACTTGATTTTAGGGTTCAGGAGGATCCGGGAAATTGATTATTACCGGGAAGATCCGATGATTCTTCGCTTGATGGGTTTAAAGAAGCTGCCGGATGCCTCCACTATTTCCCGGAGTTTGGCTTTGCTGGATGACCGAAGCGTTGAAAATGTTCGCGGATTATCTAGATCCTTTGTGATCAGCGGTTTGCAGCGGGAACAATTTTCAAGGTTGACCATGGATTTTGATGGTTCCGTCCTTTCTACCAAAGGCCATGCCGAGGGCTCGGCGATTGGGTTCAATAAGGTCAAAAAAGGGGCTCGAAGTTATTATCCATTATTCTGTACCATTGCCCAGACCGGCCAGTTTTTTGATATGCATCACCGCCCGGGAAATGTCCATGACTCCAATGGCGCTGCTGAATTTATGAAGAACTGCTTTTACCACATGCATTCTCAAATTCCGGGCAGCATTCTTGAGGCACGCATGGACGGCGCATTTTTCAACCAGGATATCATCTCGCTGATGGCAACCCAAAAGGTCAAATTCACGGCATCGGTTCCCTTTGCACGATTCACTGAACTCAAAAAACTGATAGAAAACTGTGATTCCTGGACAGACATTGACGATGAATGGTCGTTTTTTGAAACTCAGTGGAAACCCAAGTCCTGGGATACGGAATTCCGATTTGTATTCACCAGGAAAAAATACAAAAAAGCAATCAAAGGGCCTCTCCAACTGGATTTATTTGAACCGGTTGACCGGGAATACCAATACAAGGTCGTTGTGACCAATAAAACGGGGTCTGCAAAAACAGTTGTGCTGTTCCATAATGGCCGTGGGTCTCAGGAGGCAATCTTTGGCAATGCAAAAAACGATACAGCTCTCAGCGTGATCCCATGTAAAAGGCTTGTTGCCAACCAGGTATTCACCCTGTCATCCATGATGGCGCATAATTTTTCTCAAGAGATGCAGATGATCGCCCACCCGGCATCCGGCAGAACAAAACCCAAGCGTTCCTCGGCATGGAGATTTCAAAAATTGGATACGATTCGGCATAGGATCATTCAGAGAGCCGGTCGCTTTACCAGGCCGGGCGGTAAGCTCACACTGACAATGAATTCGAATCAGGCTGTGAAAAAAGATTTACTACATTTCCTTGAGGCAATGCAGAAGGCGGTCTGA
- a CDS encoding nucleotide-binding protein, whose protein sequence is MYYHVIIKPKSDKFYGEYKTDLTKEQLISRFIDPYEQGRAIVINGKTVQPDDLERIKIAKSEQTIESFIPQIKAEDRASSVAVIGGPSYTHRAIGKATDITDEFIEGAIGYKKALTATQNNGNGNSADDLNRVFIVHGHDESAQNKAARFVEKLGFEAIILHEKPSSGRTIIEKIEHYSDVGYAIVLYTPDDVGNVKAKAENLNVRARQNVVFEHGYLIGRLGRGKVSALVDGKLELPNDISGVVYISLDEGATWQLQLAKEMKQVGYKIDMNKLI, encoded by the coding sequence GTGTACTATCATGTGATAATTAAACCAAAATCAGATAAATTTTACGGTGAGTACAAAACGGATCTCACTAAAGAGCAATTGATTTCAAGATTTATTGATCCGTACGAACAGGGAAGAGCAATAGTTATAAATGGCAAAACTGTTCAGCCAGATGACCTTGAGCGAATAAAAATTGCAAAAAGCGAACAGACAATTGAGTCGTTTATTCCCCAAATTAAAGCCGAAGACAGAGCTTCATCTGTCGCCGTTATTGGTGGCCCGTCTTACACACATCGAGCAATTGGAAAAGCTACAGATATAACAGATGAATTTATTGAAGGTGCGATCGGATATAAAAAAGCTCTTACCGCCACTCAAAATAATGGTAATGGAAATAGTGCGGACGACTTAAATAGAGTATTTATAGTTCATGGGCATGATGAAAGTGCTCAAAATAAGGCCGCTAGGTTTGTAGAAAAATTGGGTTTTGAGGCTATTATTCTTCATGAAAAACCCAGTTCAGGAAGAACGATTATCGAAAAAATAGAGCATTATTCAGATGTCGGATACGCAATTGTCCTATACACGCCCGATGACGTTGGTAACGTTAAAGCTAAAGCCGAAAATTTAAATGTTCGAGCACGGCAAAATGTGGTTTTTGAACATGGCTATCTCATTGGTAGGCTTGGTCGTGGAAAGGTCTCTGCTTTAGTCGACGGTAAGTTAGAACTCCCTAACGACATTAGTGGCGTCGTATATATTAGTCTTGATGAAGGCGCTACATGGCAGTTGCAACTGGCTAAAGAAATGAAACAAGTCGGTTACAAAATTGACATGAACAAACTAATTTAA
- the ltrA gene encoding group II intron reverse transcriptase/maturase produces the protein MEPFFSEYSYGFRPGRSAHDAVMQGKRYMVEGYTYVVDMDLSKFFDRVSHDRLMSRLAGRIKDKRVLKVIRQYLRSGVMNSGVMVPTEEGTPQGGPLSPLLSNIVLDELDKELEKRRHRYVRYADDFMIFCKSRKAAERVMQSITKFLTVKLKLKVNQDKSAVSRPWLRKFLGFTYFQMCGQSKIRIHAKSMKRVKDKVRELTSRKRGKSLWQVIQELNQYFRGWWNYFQLTEAKSFLKGLKIWIMRRLRSLVWKQWKNPKTRVRNLEKLGIAHQDAMLCGNARKKYWHMSKVKWVAIAMPERYFIDQGLYLPGN, from the coding sequence GTGGAACCTTTTTTTTCTGAATACAGCTATGGATTCAGGCCCGGCAGATCCGCACACGATGCGGTGATGCAGGGTAAAAGGTATATGGTTGAGGGTTATACATATGTCGTAGACATGGACCTGTCCAAATTTTTCGACCGAGTTTCGCACGACCGCCTGATGAGCAGACTCGCCGGCAGAATCAAGGATAAACGCGTATTAAAGGTAATACGGCAATATCTAAGATCCGGTGTAATGAACTCAGGCGTTATGGTTCCAACGGAAGAAGGGACTCCCCAGGGAGGCCCGCTATCTCCTTTGCTGTCCAACATCGTTCTTGATGAGCTGGATAAGGAACTTGAGAAACGAAGGCACCGATATGTCCGTTATGCCGATGATTTTATGATCTTTTGCAAAAGCCGGAAAGCAGCCGAAAGGGTTATGCAGAGTATCACCAAATTTTTGACTGTGAAACTCAAGCTCAAAGTAAACCAGGACAAAAGTGCTGTCAGCAGACCGTGGTTACGCAAATTTCTCGGATTCACATATTTCCAAATGTGTGGACAGTCAAAAATCCGGATTCATGCCAAGAGCATGAAACGGGTCAAGGACAAAGTCCGGGAATTAACCAGCCGCAAGCGGGGCAAAAGCCTTTGGCAGGTTATTCAGGAATTGAACCAATACTTTCGGGGATGGTGGAATTACTTCCAGCTTACAGAGGCCAAATCCTTCCTCAAAGGTCTCAAAATCTGGATAATGCGAAGGCTGCGAAGTCTTGTCTGGAAACAATGGAAAAATCCCAAAACCAGGGTTCGGAATCTTGAGAAACTTGGTATTGCTCACCAAGATGCCATGCTTTGCGGCAATGCTCGCAAAAAGTACTGGCACATGAGCAAAGTCAAATGGGTGGCCATTGCCATGCCTGAACGATATTTTATTGATCAAGGATTATATCTGCCCGGGAACTGA
- a CDS encoding DUF4917 family protein, producing MLKYKDAIALLPKGEKPSIIIANGFSQAWDPKIFNYANILDAASFGKRDKEIKGLFSSSDTFDFEAIMNQLVSAQIVLENYGGNPLLIQQIKEDQEILKEALVKAIAKTHPSIPNEVTDTQFIAVRKFLSTFHNIFSLNYDLLLYWAINKSNLSPKFSVDDGFRYPTEWRTEGI from the coding sequence TTGCTAAAATACAAAGACGCCATCGCCTTACTTCCTAAAGGCGAAAAACCATCAATAATTATTGCAAACGGTTTTTCCCAAGCCTGGGACCCTAAAATATTTAATTACGCCAATATTTTAGATGCTGCATCATTTGGGAAAAGAGACAAGGAAATAAAGGGGCTATTCTCCTCATCGGATACCTTTGATTTTGAAGCTATTATGAACCAGTTAGTCTCTGCACAAATTGTGCTGGAAAATTACGGAGGAAATCCTCTTCTGATACAGCAAATCAAAGAAGATCAAGAAATTTTGAAAGAGGCTCTAGTTAAGGCTATTGCAAAGACACATCCAAGTATCCCAAATGAGGTAACTGATACTCAATTCATAGCAGTCCGAAAATTTCTATCTACTTTTCATAATATTTTTTCTTTGAATTACGATCTTTTATTATATTGGGCGATAAACAAATCTAATCTATCTCCAAAGTTCAGTGTCGATGATGGATTCCGTTATCCGACCGAATGGAGAACAGAAGGTATATAG